In the genome of Pyrobaculum islandicum DSM 4184, the window GATACGAAGAGGCTTTTATATCGCGGTTGCGTAAATATAAACACCTTCGACAGATATATGAGACTAGGCTTTCGGCATTTGCCGAATTTTTTGCCCTAGATAAAATCTTTGGAGTGGGTGGATTAGTACCGGAGCCTATTGCATATAATAGACATGTAGTAGTTATGGCATATATAGATGGCATTGAGCTTTACCGACTTACATATTACGACTTTAAAAAAGTCGCAGACGATATAGTTGAAACACTTCGTAAGGCCTTGGGCTTGGGTATTATCCACGGCGACCTCTCGCCATATAACATACTTGTAGGCAAAAGGAGTTATATAATCGATTGGCCACAATGGATTCCTGCAAGTTATCCCAACTCTAGCACATATCTCAAGCGCGATCTCGAGAATATTTCGTCGTTTTTCAAGAAAAACGGCGTTGAAATACCCGTTGATGAGCTATTTAAAATAGCTGAAGAAGGCAGAGAGAGAAGTAAAAACTTCATGATAGAGATTAATAAGTATGTCTTCTCATAGCTTGTGGCTATACTTGGCATTGATATAACGCCTGACGGAAACTTTGCATACATAGTTGTAGAGGGTAAAACTACTTTAGAAAAGGGTATTGTAAATCCACGTAATTTGCCATCCTTATTTAAAAAGTATGCCATAAGAACCTTGGCTGTAGACAACGTGAGTGAATTATTTCAATATGGTAGAGCTCTCATAAAGTTATTAAGCAAGCTACCCTACACCGTTGAGGTAATTGAAGTTACCAGAGACAAACTGGGCTTCAAAAAAATGGAGGAGTTGGTGCAGGAATATTTCGGAGTTGCCAAGAGCCACTTGACACCTCTAGAAACTGCGGAATATTTGGCTCTGCTAGCAAGTCTAGGCATTGGCACTCCGGTAAAGCTTTTTGAAGAAGAGACCATCATATTGATATATAGGAAAATATCCACGACGCCGGGCGGCATGAGCAGAAATCGTTTTATGAGAAATATCACCCATAGAATAAAGTCTATTGCGTCTAAGATAGAGTTAAAATTGAAAGAAGCTAAATTAGATTACGACTTATTTATAAAGGAGGAGTCCGGCGAGGTGACATCTGCAAAGTTTGTAGTCTATGCTAACAAAGAGGTAGTAAGGAGATATATAAAACCAATGCGCAGCATAGATGTCGCAGTTACTATTTACTCAGCTCCTGCAAAAAGAGGAGGAACTCCCTCACATGAGCGTTATTTAATACTTGGCGTAGATCCAGGTGTCGTCACAGGTCTTGCAATACTTACCTTAGATGGAGAAGTTTTAGATACAGCGGCACGGAGGGGGCTTTCCAGAGGTGATATATTAAGGTATGTACGCCAATGGGGTATACCGGTGCTTATTGCCACAGATGTAGCAGAAGCGCCAGAGTTTGTAAAGCGTCTTGCCGCCATGAGCGGGGCAGTTCTCTATACGCCAGGTAAAGACTTGTCTTCTGAGGAGAAGACAGAGATACTTGACAAAATAAATTGGCGTGTAAAATCTAGCCATGAGCGCGATGCTTTGGTAGCAGCCTACAGAGCCTACCAAGAGTATAAGCTTAAATTTGACAAAATAGAAAAAGAATTTGGAAAAATTTTGAACCTAGAACAGTTGGAATACGCAAAAGCTCTCGTAGTACGTGGATACTCCATAGCTCAAGCTGTATCTGAGGCATTAAAGAAACGCGAAGAGAAAGAGGTACGTGTAGTATACATTACGGCAGAGAAACCATGTGGAAGAAGGGAGAGCGCATTAGAAACACAGATAAGGGCTCTTGAATACGAGAACCAACAGTTACGTAAAGAGTTGGAAACCCTGAGACAAGAATATACACAATTACGTAAACGACTTGAAGACGAAAAATGGCGCGATTTAAGATATAGAGAGTTGCAAACAAGAGTAGAGACGTTAACAAGCGAGTTAATAAAAAAGGAAGCAGAATTGGAGCAGCTTAAGAAAGTGTTTATAGAAATCCTATCTAACTACGGTTCGAAGTACAAACTAATACACACATCCGAAACTGTAGAGTGCAAAGGAGACGAACCTGTGGGCACAATCTGTAGAAATATCGAGTCAGTAGAAGAGGCTGTGGCGCGGAAAACTCTTGGGGTGCCTTTAAAACAAGTGGCTAAGCTACAGTTAGGCGAGTTCTACGTGATTGACCAAGATCTTGTAAAGAAACTAGTCGAAGACATAAGACGTAAGATAGAGGAGAGGAAAGAAATCGACCTTAGAAAGATTGTAGAACAATACAGACGAGGTTTAATACAGAGACACTTCCCCTCTTAGGATATAGTCGGTAATCTGTGTAATCTTTTCAATTTCCTCTCTAGCAATGGCTTCTACCTCGTTTCTAACCTCGCCTGTGAGCTCACCGCTTTTTATAATTTCAACATTTAGAATTTTAGGCTCGTTTATGGGCTTTCCTATTTGTGAAACAATTTCCACATATACCTCGATAATATCTTTGACCTGATTATACACCTTATCTGCGATTCTCTGTGCGACAACATTGTAAATTTTTCCGACATGACTCACAGGGTTTTTACCGGCTGCCGCTTCCAGTGACATAGATCTCATGGGAGTTATAAGGCCATTTGCCCTATTGCCTCTGCCTGTCATACCATCGTCGCCATGCTCTGCAGAAGTCCCCGTCACGGTTAGATAGAAAATGCCGTGTTCGGGCTTGTCTGCGGCATTGACTACAACTTCTATGTTATACTCAGGGGCTACTTTGGAGGCGAGATCTTCGACAGCTTTTTTTACATCCTCTTTTACAGATAAGTAGTGGCTCTTGTCTTTCACTAATTTACTAATCATAGCGGCGGCCACCGTTAGTTTAACCTCTTTCCCAACTCTAACGCCCATGACTTTAACATCTTCTCCGACTTCTGGATATTTCGCCTTAAAGTCTCTGGAGTTCAAGAGTCTTTCAGTCTTATATACAAGCTGTTCTAGAGGCGTAAGTGGTGCATACCCAACGCCCACAGAGGTGTCGTTAGCTAAAGGCACGCTCTTTACGCCCAAGTCATATATTCCTACCAGGTCTGCAGAACCTTGGCCTATCTTATAGTCAATTACTACGTGTGTATCGGGGTCAAGGAAACGGAAATGTTGTTTTATCCAATCTCTCGCTGCTTGCATAACCAATGTGCCTAACGGCACCTTTATCACGCCATCCTTAGTTCTTACCTCATATGTTGCTCTGCCGGAGACTAGTATGTATATTGGTTGTAAGACCTCGCCGCCGCCAAAACGCGGTGCCGCCTGACCGCCAACTACAAGAGTTTTATCGACATTGTGATGGAGAATTATACCAAAATGTTCTAGGTAATATCTTGATAAGTATCTACTTACCCACTCAGAAATACCGTCTGCAATATAATCGGGATGTCCTTGGCCTTTTCTCTCTACAATTTCTACAAGTCGCTTTACTACAGGCGTTTTGTCTACCTTCTCTATGACTATCATGGTGTTACCTCTAATGCCGAGACATAAATTACTTGGGACCCTCTAACCACAATTCTACCATATCGTGTGACAGGCTCGCCAGAGTTATTTAACTCTGCAGCATTGTCAAGAACCAGATTCATACAGCCATCATAAGCTGTCAAAGTACCTTTTACTGCAACTCCCCCCTTTAGTCGGGCAACAATCTCTTTGTTTAGCATTTTTGTCAATACCTTAATTGGAGAAGGTAATTTTAATTGCTGTGGCGCCTTAGACATAAAAAGGCCATATTTCCGCAGTATATAAAATTATTCTCCGAATTTCATCAGCTACGTTTTTCGTAAACTAATAAGTCATCTATCCATTCTACATGTGCTATGAGAGTTCTTCTGCAACAATACCTATGAACCCCTAACTCGTCTAACACACGTCCAGGGTGCTCTCCAGCGAGGACTCTGTGCTTGAAAGTTATATAAAGGTGTCCAAGCGGTTTACCACATGTAAAACATCTGATTGGTACGATCATCGATAAGCCTTCTGCCTCTTGCTTCTGGCGTGTTTAATGCCAGGTTTCTTGGGCTCTGTCCTCCTAGGATCGCCCTTGAGCATATACGGATCGTATTTTTCATAAAGCTCTTTTAGTTCTTGGCTTTGGAAATATGCAACAAGTCCTCTCGCAATGGCTATTCTCACTGCTGTTGCTTGTCCCATGAAGCCCCCACCAGATACATTTACCTCTATGTCAACTTTTTTTGCTAATTCGCCGGCAAGAATCAAAGGTTCACTCATTTTTAACCTGGCCATCTCAATAGGCCATAGTTCCAGCGGATATCCGTTGATTCTAACACGGCCTATTCCCGGCTTTATAATTGCTCTGGCTACAGCTGTTTTCTTTTTTCCAACGGATATTACGACCCTAGGCGTCTCTTGTAGAACTTCGGCTCCCTGGATTTTAACTTCCATAGCTACCCGCCAGTGACTTGTTTAATTCTTTTCTGCCATATCTCTTGCGCGCGTTTCCATTGTTCCCAAGCGGCAAAGTCTATATTACGCCAAACCTCTTCAAGAGTTACAAATTTTGCTAACGGCTTCACCTTGAGCTTTGCCAAAGGTACCTCATATAAAACTAGTTTTTTCCTGTTTAACATCTCCAGTGGTATAGACATATAGACCCTTAGGCGTTTTAATGCAGAACGTCCACGCATATTCTTCTTGGGTAACATTCCTCTTACAATTCTCTTGAAAACTCTATCCGGCCTTCTCGGTATCTTAGGCCCAGCCTTCTCTGGGTTGTAATGAGTACGCCACTCGCTTATCTTTCTCTTAAACCACTCAATTACCATTTTACGATCTCCCGTGATTACTAATTTTTCGGCGTTTACAACAACAATCCTAAGACTAGGTCTTTCTAACAACGCTTTAGCAACATATGTCGCTAACCTGCCAGCTATATGGCCATCTGCGTCGATGATTATCTCGCCTCTCTCTGGCAATTGCTCAAGCTCTCTCTTTTCGATAATCATATCACTATCTTTACATTGCTTCCTTTTGGATTTCTTCTCACTAGTTCCGGGATTGTCAAAAGCTCTCCTCCCGCTTCAATTACCTTCTGCGCGGCCTTGCGCGATACGTTTACAGACGCAACTATTATCCTTTTCTTAAGCTCTCCTCCGCCTAGTAATTTCCCCGGTATTACTACTATATCTCCATCGTTAGCTACTCTATTTAACTTACCGACATTTACTACTACTCTCTGTCTCCTAGGTCGTTCTATGAACTCTGCTACTACCCTCCATATATTAGCAGAGTTAGCCATAGCCGCTTTTCTAAGAAATCTTGCCAACATCCTTAGCTGTCTATTTGTAGGTCCGGTCGGATTAGGAGGCATACCGCTTCTGCGAGAGTTTCTATATTTAAACTTTTGTCTCTACTAGACTACCGGCTTTCTGAGTTAAGGTAGTTATAAAGTCGGAAAACTTCTTCTTTAAGATTCTAAAGGCTTCCCTTAGTGCTGTCTCAACATCGTAATTACCAAATGATTCAACCCAGAAGACATATTTATACCTATCCCACTCAACTATTAGCCTATCGCCACAAATATCTCTACATGTCCAAGCTTTATTAAAAGTACATTCAAACGGATTTGTCAATTCTTTACAGATATCCTTACATTCTTCTTTGCATTTCTCATCTAGCACTTTAATTCTGGGATAGTAATAGTAGCTTGCAAGTGCGGCTTGCCATTTTGCATGTTCTTTTGCACGGCCAAGCTTAGCATAGGCCTCTAATATAATACTTTGGCCCTTTACAAGCTTAACAATTGGTATATCCTTATATACGGGCACCACATCTGGCCTTTCTGACACCAAGTCACCGGAGTAAACAATTTTATCACTTTCCGCGTTTATCTGGAGCATAAGCCTAACGGTACACTCCGATGGATCAACAAGTCCTGTTTCACAATCTTCTATCGGCGGAAGGGCTTGTAGCGGCGTTGTCAAGGGGACAAGCCCCAGTCTATGTGCTAACATTTCGTCATACATTACAGACGTATTGCTCACTATTACGACATAGTCTATTGCCATGACGGGGAGTTCGGATATTATTACTCTTCTAATAGAATTTACAAGAGAGGGATAGGCTCCCTCAATTACTGCCTTTAAAAACAGCGGTGTTTTCTCTACAATAGTTGCTTTTGGCATTACCTAGTTGGCTTCTGTTTCTTTCCGCGCCAAATAGCCCAGAGCGAAACTCCGTTTACCTTAATAACCTTGAATCTAACGCCTGGGATGTCGCCGAGAGATCTGCCCTCTGGGCCGCCGATGCGCTCAATAATGACTTCGTCGTGTTCATTTATGTAGTTTAAACTGCCGTCTAATGGAACAAATGCAGTGACTACTTTGCCATTTTTTACAAGTTGAACTCTTACACATTTTCGTACTGCTGCGTTTGGTTTTCTAGCCTCTACGCCGACCTTCTCAAGCACTATACCGCGTGCCATAGGCGCACCTTCCAAGGGGTCGTATTTCTCAACAAGCCCTAACATCTTACGCTTATATGTTATGTCATTCCATTTGAATCTCTTCCTTTTTCTCTTTAATTTACCCCCCGCAAATAGTCCGTAAGGCGATTTCTTACCAGGCACACCTCTCCTATGTTGACTATTAATAAATTTTTGCCTTTAAGCCAAGATGATTTTATCAATGTCGTAATACCTCTTAGCTAGAATCCTAGCGCGTGCTATGTTACGGCCGTTTTTTCCTATAGCTATACCTTTATCCTCGGGAGCTACAGTAGTTATTGCCACTTTTGACCCCGAGGGAGATTTTGTAACTTTTACCATAATAACCTTGGCGGGATATAAGCTATTTTTTATTAATTCCTCCGGCGTATCTCCGCCTTCTACTATTTCTACATCTTTGCCCAAGATTTGTTTTAGCATTTTGACATTAGAGCCGCCTCTCCCCACAGCTAAGGCCGCTTGATTTTTCTGAACTACAAAAATGATTCTGGAATATTCATTATCGAGAACTACATCTATTGGTGTTATACCTGTAATACTTTCGAAAAGCGTAGCGTATCGGATCTCCTCTTCAGTCAATCTTATCTCAGGCATGTTCAACCAACTTTAATATTTCGCTCTGGCCGGGATCTATCACGGCTAGCGCCATGATTTTATGAGGTCTTTTAGCCGCTGCGCCTAGTTCTATACTTGAGCCTGGGAATATAAATACAGGTACTCCTGCTAATTTGGCATAATATTCAACGTCTTCCTTTGCCCATTTGGGAGCATTTGCAGCCAATATCACCAATTTTGGAGTACTTGTAAGTATTGTTTTCTTAACCTCTTTGAAACCCATTACAACCTTACCTGTGCTTATGGCTACTTGCAATTCTCTACTGATATCTACCACGTCGCGTAGCTGAAAAAACTATTTATAAAGTTATCGCTGTTAAAACTGCATTAAGAGACGTACTATTCCTGTCCCAACAGGGATATATTTACCAGCTATAATGCTTTCTACAACACCCTTAAACTTCTCCTCCTCCCCTCTTACTGCGGCTTCTATCAAGGTTTTTACTGTTACTTCAAATGCTGCACGAGCAAGCGGAGACTCCTTCGTGCCTACGACGCCATGACGCCCAATGGGCCTTAACTTGCCTGACCACGTCATAGCGTCCGCCACTAGGTACATATGTCTAATATCGACGTCAAGTCCTTGTTCGTCTAACACACGCTTTATCTCCTGTGCAACCAAAGTTCTTGTCGCTTCTATTCCTAAAACCTCCTCTACCTCATGTAAGTCGTTGCTGTAAGTTCTTGTAGCGTCTACCTCCTCTAGCTGGAGCACAGCCTCTAAATTCGTCCCTTCTGTAATTATGTACCACTCACCGTTTTTTGTATCGTATTGGAGCACCACTTTTCTCACTCCCTTTATGCCGGCAATTTTTATCTGGAGGATTTTATCACGTATTTTCCTAATTCTAAGCACGTCTGGCGTTGCTAAAGATACTGTAATTGTATGTCCACGCATAGACACTGTAAAGTCCTTTCCCTTGGTCTTTGTCACCACTCTCTCTACATCTTTCAGACTTAAGCCGCGGTACTTTAATTGTTCTTGGTCTAGTGTTATTGTTATAGTCCCAGCTATATAGTCTACGTCTATCTCTTTAGCTAACATCTCAAGAGTTACTTGTTGAATCTTTTTAGCGACAGTCTCTGCCTTCTCTCTATCCCGGTTATAAGGCGGCTTTAGATAAATAAACATAAGCGGCGTAGAGGGGTTTCTTCTGGCATCTACAATTTCTATGAGCCTGGGCAGACCTCTTGCCATTGAGAATTCTCTCAGCCCTGCATAGTGGAAGGAACGTAATATCATTTGTGTACTAGGCTCCCCTATAGATTGAGCTGTTATAATACCTATGGCCTCTCCTGGGTCTATTAACGACGTAATGTAGAGCTTTAGTACGCGATATATTATTCGAAGCGCTTTTTCTTCGTCTAGGTCTTTTACTACATTTTCTAGTTCTTTGTAAATAGGTTGTGGCAAGATTTTGGCAACTCTTTCTAGGACTTCTTGTTTTGAAATCATTTTATCCAAAGTTTAAGCGATTTGATATCTACGATTTTTCCATGATCAGAACGACTTACATCTACGCCATCTTCGCCGTATAGCGGTTGTAATAATATAGCTCCGCCGAATCTAACGGTGCCATCATACGCGGTGTATACATCCTGTAGTGCGTTAATGAGCCGTCTCTGCATATAGCCTGACTGCGCCGTTCTCACAGCTGTATCTATTAAGCCGTCTCTACCTGCAGCTGCGTGGAAAAAGTACTCTACTGGAGTTAAGCCGCATCTAAAACACCGTTTTACAAAGCCGCCTACGAAGGGGCCTATATCACCCGCCGGAAAGTGAGGTAGTACCCTAGTCCTATATCCGCGCCTTATGCGTTCTCCTCTTATCGTCTGTTGGCCTAGCGTTGCAACCATCTGTACAATATTTACAATGCTACCTCTTGCGCCTGTTTTAGCCATTAGATATCCTTCGGCGTCTCTTTTAACGTACTTCTCTACGACTGTCGTGGCATCTTCGCGCACTTTTGACAAGATCTCTGTAATCTTGTTCTCAAAGGTCTCCTCCACTGTGAAGCCAGGCATAGCCTCTAAACGTCCACTTCTGAATTCTTCTACTAATGTATATGCCTTTTTTAGACTCTCTTCTATTATCATATTTAATTCTTTATATGCCTCGTCTGGGAGATATACTGAGTCCATTCCAAACGTAAATCCACGTAGATCTAAAAATCTGAGAAATACTCTCAGCGAAGAATCTAACCACTGTCTTGCTATCTCTGGTGGATAATCGCGGGCAATTCTGTGCCATAGGGAATCCACTTGTTCTGCGCCTATAGATTTCTTGTCTAAGACACCCTTGACTAAATTGCCATTTATGACAATAATCCATTCATCGCCATTACATTTATATGCGTCTTGACATTTACTCTTAAACGCCGTTGGTTGAACCCAGTTTAAATCTTTAGGCAGGAAGTGCGAAATTATCTGTTTACCTGTCCAAAGCTCCACCGGATGTAATATCGCCGGCTCGGGGGGGTCCTCTACAGATTTGCCAGCCCCAAGTAGGTATGCAACTTCTTTCTTTGTGAGAAATGTAGACTTATGCGAAAGGATATATGCGCCAATTATATAATCTTGTCTAGCGCCAATAATAGCGCCGCCATATCGCGGAGTAATAATGTGTTTTTCTACAAGCATTAAAGTTCTCGCCTCAGCTCTAGCTTCTTCAGTCTGGGGCACATGCAAATTCATTTCATCTCCGTCAAAATCGGCGTTATATGGCGGACAAACAGCTAGGTGCAGTCTAAAGGTTCTGCCCGGCAATACTTTTACTAAATGTCCCATCATGGACACTCTGTGGAGACTCGGCTGTCTATTAAAGAGAACAATGTCGCCATCTCTCAAGTGTCTTTCAACGATCCAACCTGGCGCTAGTCTTTCTGCGAGAGCTCTTCTATCTTTTACATAACGTAAGTCTATTCTTCTCCCTTCTGGAGTAACTACATAATTTGCACCTGGCCAAGTCTCAGGTCCTCTTATGACGTACTCTCGCAGTATGTCAACATTCCACGGCGTAACTCTCTCGGGTACAGTCAATATTTTAGCCACATCATATGGTACACCCACCTCGTTTATACTTATATGAGGGTCTGGGCTTATGACTGTACGTGCCGAGAAATTTACACGTTTTCCAGAGAGAGACCCTCTAAATCTACCCTCTTTGCCTTTTAGACGTTGGGCAATGCCTTTAAGCGGCCTACCTCCTCTATGTTTTGCCACAGGTATTCCTGGCAATTCATTATCAAAGTACGTGGCTATATGGTACTGTAGGAGGTCCCATAAGTTATCTACCACATTAGTCGGCGCGCCGGTTTCAATAGCTATCTTTAACTTTTCGTTCATACGGATGATATCGACAAGTTTATGTGTTAAGTCGTCTTCAGATCTAACACCACTTTCAAGCTGTATAGAAGGTCTTACATGTGGCGGCGGGACCGGTAGAACTTTTAAAATAGCCCACTCCGGCCGAGCGACAGAGGGGTTTATCCCGAGAAGTTCCAAATCCTCATTTGGAATTTTAGCTAGTCTATCCCTTAGAGTCTCTGGATCTAGTCTTACCAAAGCCCCCTCCTCTGTTTCCTCATAGAAGTAGTAGGGCCGTTCAAACCTAATTTTATTCCTCTTGTAGCCACAATGTGGACAAGTCATTCTCTCTGAAGCCTTCTTACGAATCTTCTCATGTAAATTCAACGCCAATAGTCTCCATTTGCCTTTTAATTTTGTCAATCTCTCTCTATAACGCTGTATTTCTTCGTCTTTTAACATAATACGGCCACAATTGGGACACGTCGTTCTTAAAATATCGTAGATAATTCGCGCAAATCCGACGTGTATAACAGGTTTTACTAACTCTATGTGACCAAAATGCCCAGGACATACGTCATGTGTTTGACCACAGGTTTCACATCGTGCCCCAGGCTCGGCAACGCCAAGTCTACGATCGGCAACCCCCCCTCTTACGGGCAATCCGCCTTCGTCATAAACTTCGGAGGTTGTAACCTCCATTACCGAGTACTTTCTTATCATCTCTGGGCTGAGAATCCCAAACTTGATAGACTTTATTACCTTCCGGGGGATTGTGTCAAGTTCCTCCCTTAACGACACGGCGTTAGATACAAGTTAATATATAAAGATTATAAGCCAGCTATTCTAAAATTTCAGAAAGCTCGAGCTTTGGATATATGCCAAGGGCTATCAGCTCTTGCAGAAGTAGTTTAAATGCATACGGCACTATTACTTTAGCGAACTGCCCAGTGTCGCCGTGTATCGGACATCTCGGCTTGTTTGTTCTGGCATCTAAATAAGCCGGGAGCCCGCACAGCTCACATACATACATCGTATATTTGTCACTAGATTCGACAAGTCTTTCATATAGCAACGCCGAGGCGCCGTGTGCGATCAAGACGTCTCTTTCCATTTCGCCTAACCTAAGGCCGCCCTCGCGCGAACGCCCCTCAGTTGGTTGTCTAGTTAAGATCTGGACAGGCCCTCTTGCTCTTGCGTGGATCTTATCGGCAACCATGTGATGCAGTTTCTGGTAGTAGACTACGCCTATGAAGATATCTGCCACAAGCTTTTCGCCTGTTATTCCACTGTACATAACCTCTTTGCCATCCCACTTATAGCCTAGCTTCATTAGTAGTTTTCTTAGTTCTTCTTCTTTCACACCTTCGAACGGCGTTGCATCTACTAATGCGCCAAGAGACGCCCCTATTTTCCCTGCTATACTTTCTAAAAGCTGTCCTACAGTCATACGCGATGGCAACGCATGTGGATTAACGATTATATCTGGGACTATGCCCTCCTCCGTAAACGGCATATCCTCGTGTCTCAATATCATGCCAACGACGCCCTTTTGGCCATGGCGAGAGGCAAACTTATCGCCTAGTTCTGGAATCCTAAGTTCTCTCAGTCTCACTTTTACTAACCTATTGCCTTCTGGAGACTCCGTAATAATTACCCTATCTACAATGCCCTTCTCGCCGCGTCTTACAGCAACAGAGGAATCTCTTCTCTCTTTTAAAATACGTTCTGTCTCTAGCGTCGTGTAAAATCTAGGCGGCGACGTTTTGCCTATAATAACCTCATTGCTACTAACATAGACCTCTGGTGGAGCTATGCCGTCTTCGTCTAGGTGGCTGTATGCTTCAGGTCCTCTATAACCTTTAACTGAACTATCTGGTACTTCTATTTTATCCTCCTCTCCGCCAGGATATTTCTGTTCCTCTGTTTCATAAGTGCGGTAGAAGACCGAACGGAACATGCCACGCTCTACTGCGGCTTTGTTTAAAATAATGGCGTCTTCCATATTGTAGCCCGTGTATGTGAGAAGTGCAACAACGGCGTTTTGTCCAGCCGGCTTTTTTGAATAGCCTATAAGCTCTAAGCCTCTTGTTGTGACAATAGGTCTTTCGGGGTAATATAACATGTGGCCTCGTGAATCAAGTTTATAGAGGAAGTTAGACTGCGGTAGTCCGAGAGATTGTTTAGCCATCGCAGCTTCATACTGATTACGCGGCGATTGGTTATGCTCAAGATAGGGTATTATAGACGCCACGGCGCCAAGTATAGCAGATGGTATAATCTCGACATGTGTGTATTTGCTTAAGTCATCGTGAGGATCTGTGGCGATATAGGCATTCTCCTCTTCGTCAGCATCTAGGTACTCTATAACTCCCATTTTTACTAAGTCGTCCCACGTCAATTCGCCACGTCTAACTTTTTCAACAATTTCTTTTGTTAATTTGAGTTTTCCATTTTCTACGACTAAGAGAGGCCTTCTAATGCGGCCTCCGTCGCAGTTGACATATACAGCATTGTTTAAGACAGCTATGTTTATTTCATCACTTATTTTCCCCTGTCTTCTTAGGCTTCTTACTGTCCTGGCTAATTCGTCTGGGTTAGGATGTATACCTATTAATCTCCCATTGATGTAGACCTCCGCACCACGGATGCCCTCGTCTCTGGCCTTTAAAATAGGCACAACGCCTAGGTTATATAACAACTGCTCTACCTCCCCCTCGTCAACACCTGTAGTTATCTCTGCGAGAAGCGCCAAGTTTTTAACAAGACCGACGTTTTGTCCCTCTGGCGTTTCCACGGCACAAAGTCTACCCCATTGAGTTGGATGAAGATCACGCGCCTCAAAGTGAGGTTGTGTCCTAGAAAGCGATGATACAACACGTCTTAAGTAGCTTAAAGTTGACATATAATTAGTGCGATCTAATATCTGGGATACGCCTGTTTTACCACCAACCCAATTCCCTGTAGCGAGCGCTTGTCTCACACGTTCTGTGATTATGTCTGGTCTCACTATAGTCTGAATATGCGGAATTCTACCCCGCGCATAATACTTCTCTAACTGGCTTTTTAACTCTTGCAAAAACTGCTTAAAGACTGTCCTGAAGAGTTGAGTCATCAAATCGCCCACTAGTCTAACTCTTTTGTTAGCGACATGGTCTTTATCGTCGGGCTTTCTTCTGCCGAGGTCTAACTCTATAAGGCCCTTGACAATTTGGCCCAGCATGAGGGCCTTCTTCAGTCTAATTTCCTGTTGTTTTTTCTCATCAGGTACAGTAGTGCCTAAATGAGGGAGAAAATAACGGTCAAGTAGTTGAAGCGCTTTTTCAACTCTAATAGGTTTAGGTTGGCCCACGGCAACTTTACCGCCTATGAAATCTAACGCATCCTCCTTTGTTATGGCAATTTGGTTAGCCGCTATAAGAGAGGGCAGTAGCTCTT includes:
- a CDS encoding 50S ribosomal protein L18e, which codes for MPPNPTGPTNRQLRMLARFLRKAAMANSANIWRVVAEFIERPRRQRVVVNVGKLNRVANDGDIVVIPGKLLGGGELKKRIIVASVNVSRKAAQKVIEAGGELLTIPELVRRNPKGSNVKIVI
- the rpoA2 gene encoding DNA-directed RNA polymerase subunit A'', with translation MISKQEVLERVAKILPQPIYKELENVVKDLDEEKALRIIYRVLKLYITSLIDPGEAIGIITAQSIGEPSTQMILRSFHYAGLREFSMARGLPRLIEIVDARRNPSTPLMFIYLKPPYNRDREKAETVAKKIQQVTLEMLAKEIDVDYIAGTITITLDQEQLKYRGLSLKDVERVVTKTKGKDFTVSMRGHTITVSLATPDVLRIRKIRDKILQIKIAGIKGVRKVVLQYDTKNGEWYIITEGTNLEAVLQLEEVDATRTYSNDLHEVEEVLGIEATRTLVAQEIKRVLDEQGLDVDIRHMYLVADAMTWSGKLRPIGRHGVVGTKESPLARAAFEVTVKTLIEAAVRGEEEKFKGVVESIIAGKYIPVGTGIVRLLMQF
- a CDS encoding 50S ribosomal protein L30e, with translation MVDISRELQVAISTGKVVMGFKEVKKTILTSTPKLVILAANAPKWAKEDVEYYAKLAGVPVFIFPGSSIELGAAAKRPHKIMALAVIDPGQSEILKLVEHA
- a CDS encoding 30S ribosomal protein S12, whose protein sequence is MPGKKSPYGLFAGGKLKRKRKRFKWNDITYKRKMLGLVEKYDPLEGAPMARGIVLEKVGVEARKPNAAVRKCVRVQLVKNGKVVTAFVPLDGSLNYINEHDEVIIERIGGPEGRSLGDIPGVRFKVIKVNGVSLWAIWRGKKQKPTR
- a CDS encoding NusA-like transcription termination signal-binding factor gives rise to the protein MPEIRLTEEEIRYATLFESITGITPIDVVLDNEYSRIIFVVQKNQAALAVGRGGSNVKMLKQILGKDVEIVEGGDTPEELIKNSLYPAKVIMVKVTKSPSGSKVAITTVAPEDKGIAIGKNGRNIARARILAKRYYDIDKIILA
- a CDS encoding DNA-directed RNA polymerase subunit D → MPKATIVEKTPLFLKAVIEGAYPSLVNSIRRVIISELPVMAIDYVVIVSNTSVMYDEMLAHRLGLVPLTTPLQALPPIEDCETGLVDPSECTVRLMLQINAESDKIVYSGDLVSERPDVVPVYKDIPIVKLVKGQSIILEAYAKLGRAKEHAKWQAALASYYYYPRIKVLDEKCKEECKDICKELTNPFECTFNKAWTCRDICGDRLIVEWDRYKYVFWVESFGNYDVETALREAFRILKKKFSDFITTLTQKAGSLVETKV